In Streptomyces sp. SN-593, a single genomic region encodes these proteins:
- a CDS encoding helix-turn-helix domain-containing protein: MTDVQEQDRWRQGRKDGAAYLGQEVRFAREHRGMTQQQLADETGYERPYVSRVESGQLLASEQFVKACDRIFETSGFFTRLRERVTERGHPGWFVPYVKLEQGAKEICDYSSTLLMGMLQTPEYAEATFRAANPREDDGQIATRVEARRQRYAVMEGKRPPLLWVILHEAVLRTEVGGREVMAAQLEHLALQAANPNITIQVLPFSAGSPASSVPFIILSSWDGTRVVYSETRHAGHVDESAEAVESARTTYDRLRAAAVSPQDSPSLIRSIAEEHAR; this comes from the coding sequence ATGACGGACGTTCAGGAGCAGGACAGGTGGCGGCAGGGCCGGAAGGACGGCGCGGCCTACCTGGGGCAGGAGGTCAGGTTCGCCCGCGAGCACCGGGGGATGACGCAGCAGCAGCTCGCCGACGAGACGGGATACGAACGGCCGTACGTGTCGCGGGTGGAGAGCGGACAGCTCCTCGCGTCCGAGCAGTTCGTGAAGGCGTGCGACCGCATCTTCGAGACCTCGGGCTTCTTCACGCGACTACGGGAACGGGTGACCGAGCGCGGCCACCCGGGCTGGTTCGTGCCGTACGTGAAGCTGGAACAGGGCGCGAAAGAGATCTGCGACTACTCGAGCACCTTACTGATGGGCATGTTGCAGACCCCGGAGTACGCGGAGGCGACCTTCCGGGCGGCCAACCCCCGGGAGGACGACGGACAGATCGCGACGCGGGTCGAGGCGCGGCGGCAGCGGTATGCCGTGATGGAGGGGAAGCGGCCACCCCTGCTGTGGGTGATCCTGCACGAGGCGGTGCTGCGCACCGAGGTGGGCGGACGGGAGGTGATGGCAGCGCAGTTGGAACACCTGGCCCTCCAGGCGGCGAACCCGAACATCACCATCCAGGTCCTGCCGTTCTCGGCGGGTTCTCCCGCCTCCTCCGTGCCCTTTATCATTTTGTCGTCCTGGGACGGGACCCGGGTGGTGTACTCGGAGACCCGTCACGCGGGCCACGTGGACGAGTCCGCGGAAGCGGTGGAAAGCGCCCGGACGACGTACGACCGGCTCCGCGCCGCGGCCGTGTCCCCGCAGGACTCGCCGTCCCTCATCCGAAGCATCGCGGAGGAGCACGCCAGATGA